The genomic segment GAGAGGTAGCCAGATACAACGGGCCTTCCGCTCCCTGGTCAGCAGATTTTCCAAATAACTGACCCAGCCGGACAAATAACCTGGGCCAGCCGGACATATTGGCGGCCAGATTAGATTGAATAATACCCGGATGAACGGCGTTGATGGTCATGGCGTTGACGGTCAAACGACGGGCAAATTCTCTGGTGAAGAGGGCGTTGCACAGTTTGGTGTTGGCGTAAGTTCGAAATGGGTGAAAATTATCACCCGTAGGCAGTTTCTCCAGGTCTACATTACCCATGGCGTAAAGACTGGCATTTACATTCACAATCCGGCCAGGGCCATTTTCTTGCAGCCGTTCTAATAGTAGTTGCGAAAGCAAAAATGGGGCCAGGTGATTGACCGCAAACGATATTTCAAGGCCATCTTCATTACGTTCAAGCTGAGTTGCCCATACCCCGGCATTGTTGATCAGCGCCCCAATCTCAGGCACTTTCTCAAGGAGTCTCTCGGCTACAGCGCGAACCTTCGCCGGTGAGGAAAGATCGCCAATAACTAATTCTACGGAGGAATTATTTGTCGCGGCCCGAATCTCATCAATCGCGCAGCCTCCCTTTTCTGGATTTCGGCACAGTATAATCACCCTCAGCCCGCGCGCTGCTAAACCATGAGCAATCGCTTTGCCAATTCCTGCATTGGCCCCGGTCACAACGTATCCAGGTTTTTTCATTGCCAACCCTCCTTAAAAAATTGTTTCGCTGATGGCGGCCGCTCAGATAAACCTACTTCTGTGCAGAGAAGATATTTAGGCCATAAAAGGTATGTTTGGGCTGCCATTTTGTTATTGTCGTTCTCGCCAACATCGCCTCAATCTCTGCCGGGGTGTACGCCGCGTTTACCGACGTCACCATCTCTCTGGCCTGCCGCCGTCCGGCCCGCACCCTTAGCCCCAAATATAACAACCACATTGGCAGCCGGGGCTGATCTCTACGCAAATCCGCCACGTAGATTATCCCGGTAGGCTTCCGCACCCGATTGATCTCGTCAAACACTTGCTCCGGCCCAACCCAATGATGGAGTGAGCCATAGCTGATGACGGCATCAAAGTAGTCGTCGGGAAAGGGCATCTCTTTGGCATCGGCTGTTTCAAAGGAGATCCACTTTGCTAAGCCTCTTTTTTCAACCAGCGCCTGGCCTGCCTCAGTCATCTGTTCTGAAATATCAAGCCCGATGATCTCTACATCGGGCTTCTTTTTAGCCAACGTCATCGCCAGCATCCCGAATCCTGTCCCCACATCCAGAACCCGGCCGGCAATGGGGGCCAGCTTTGTGGCTCTGTCCACAACTTCTTGATACACATAGCCCATTAGCTTCTCAGACAGACGAATATAGTTTTCAATCTGGTCAGGATCAACCACTGCTTCTGGTTCAGGTATCCGTTCTTGGGTCATTAATTTTTCCTCCAATGAAAAATTTCCACGTTAGGCTTACTCCTGCGGCTCGTAGCAACAGCGAAAACCGGTGTCGTCGCTGCGATGCAGCGGCGCGGCCCAACTACGGTAAGCACAGCGGCTGTTCTGCCGCCCTTGCCGCCGGGAGCCGCCCCGGATGGTTTGTTTATCCAACGCCGCTTCAATTTGTTGAGGATTGGCCACGCAGCCGGTTTCGTGCCAGCGGGGCATCAGGCCTTGACCGGCCAGATTA from the Anaerolineae bacterium genome contains:
- a CDS encoding SDR family oxidoreductase, which translates into the protein MAMKKPGYVVTGANAGIGKAIAHGLAARGLRVIILCRNPEKGGCAIDEIRAATNNSSVELVIGDLSSPAKVRAVAERLLEKVPEIGALINNAGVWATQLERNEDGLEISFAVNHLAPFLLSQLLLERLQENGPGRIVNVNASLYAMGNVDLEKLPTGDNFHPFRTYANTKLCNALFTREFARRLTVNAMTINAVHPGIIQSNLAANMSGWPRLFVRLGQLFGKSADQGAEGPLYLATSHEVSGVTGSFFDRCKQVPYAKNALNDELASQLWKKSAMLTGL
- a CDS encoding class I SAM-dependent methyltransferase, producing the protein MTQERIPEPEAVVDPDQIENYIRLSEKLMGYVYQEVVDRATKLAPIAGRVLDVGTGFGMLAMTLAKKKPDVEIIGLDISEQMTEAGQALVEKRGLAKWISFETADAKEMPFPDDYFDAVISYGSLHHWVGPEQVFDEINRVRKPTGIIYVADLRRDQPRLPMWLLYLGLRVRAGRRQAREMVTSVNAAYTPAEIEAMLARTTITKWQPKHTFYGLNIFSAQK